From Fibrobacter sp.:
AGTACTGAGGGGAAATACATAGTAGCGCCTGGATATGCCCGGAAGCGCAGGGTGGTAGCTGAGAAGCGTCTTGAAGAACTGTGTGACTATGCAGAAACCACAGACCTGAATGTGGTTCAGGAAAGTGACCGCCCGGTTGGAGTTATTACCAGCGGCATAGCATTTCAGTATGCAAGGGAAGCCTTACCTGAAGCCGGTTTTTTAAAGCTGGGGCTTTCTTATCCGTTGCCTCGTAAGAAAATAGAGGAATTTGCGTCAAAATTTAAGAAGCTCTATGTTGTTGAGGAACTTGAACCGATCTTCGAGACCATCATAAAAAGCTGGGGTGTAAAGGTAATCGGTAAAGAGAAGCTGCCTGCCATAGGTGAACTCGATGTTTCTACTATCAGAGAGGCTCTAACAGGCAGGCGCTTGTCTGAAACACCATTGAGCCTGGGTTATCAGCTTCCCCAACGCCCTCCGGTGCTCTGCCCCGGATGTCATCACCGGGGACCTTTCTATGTTCTGAAGAAATTGAAGCTCCGGGTGTCCGGCGATATCGGGTGCTACACACTTGCGGCGTTTCCTCCGTTTTCATCGATGCATACCTCTATTTGCATGGGCGCAAGTATCGGCATGGCTTTCGGCTTTGAGAAGGCAAGGGGAAAGTCTTTTGCCGGGGAGTCGGTGGCAGTGATAGGGGATTCAACATTCTGGCATTCAGGGGTAACCGGGCTTATCGATGTAGTCTACAACAAGGGATTTACAACCGTCATTATCCTCGACAATGCAGTAACCGCAATGACCGGTCATCAGGAAAACCCGTCAACCGGGCGTACGCTCCACGGTACCGAGACGGTTCAGCTTGATTTTGAGGCACTTGCACGCAGTATCGGGATCAGGAGAGTAACCGATGTCGATGCTTATGATTTAGATGCGCTTGAAAGGGTGATACGGGAAGAGGTTGCCGCAAAGGAACCCTCGGTCATAATCACCAGAAAGCCCTGTATTCTGAAGAAGGGTGCGACCTCGATTCGTAAAGAGCCATGTGAGGTTTTGATTGAGAAGTGCAAGGCATGCAGAAAGTGTATTGCTCTGGGGTGTCCGGCAATATACTGGAAGGAGAATAAAGCTTTTATAGACAGTACTCTTTGTACAGGTTGCGAGTTGTGTAAAAGTGTATGCCGGTTCGGGGCTATTACCAGTAAATAAGGATAGAAAGGCTGATATATAAATGAATATTATAATAGCGGCAGTGGGTGGACAGGGAGCGCTTCTGGCATCCCGGGTAATAGGACAGGTAGCTCTGGGGCAGGGATATGAGGTAAAACTCTCTGAAGTTCACGGAATGTCGCAGCGTGGAGGCAGTGTTATAAGCTTTGTCAGGTACGGCAGTAACATCTCCTCGCCGGTAGTTGAAAAGGGAAGTGCAGATTTTATTCTGGGTCTTGAGCTTCTTGAGGCAGCAAGATATATTGACTACCTTAAAGTCAATGGCACCATCATCTGCAATACTCAAAGGATAGCACCCATGACTGTTATTACCGGGGCTCAGAAATATCCGGAAAGTATTATCGATGACCTTAAAAAACTTCCTTTAATATTATATACTCTGGACGCACTGACTCTTGCCCGGGATGCAGGTAATGTTAAGACAGTTAACTCTGTTATTCTGGGCAGTCTTGCCAGCCTGTCATCGATTGATTTTAAAGAATGGCAGGAGGGCCTGAAGAACAGTGTTCCTCAACGTTTTCACGATGCCAATTTAAAAGCTCTGAAGTCCGGTTTCGATGCTTTGCAGGGAAACCGGCAGACAACTTCAGAAAGGGGATAACTTGATTAAAGAAGCAGATACCACCGCAGCTGGAGTAATTTACTGGAACGAGGAGATTGAATGTATCGGCCGCAGTGATCTGAGGAAACTGCAGTCTGAGAAATTGCGGAAAATGGTCGAGCGTATTTACTACAATGTACCTTTTTACCGCAAAAAGTTTGATGAGGCAGGGATAAAACCGCAGGATGTAAAGGGAGTTGAGGATCTGCACCGGCTTCCGTTTACAACAAAGCAGGACCTCCGTGACAACTATCCCTATTCTCTTTTTGCAGTGCCCATGAAAGAGATTGTCCGTGTGCATGCTTCATCGGGTACAACCGGAAAATCGACTGTGGTTGGCTATACAAAAGAAGACCTCGAAATCTGGTCTGAAGTGATTGCCCGTACACTCACCAGTGCAGGGATAACATCAAAAGATGTAATTCAGGTTGCGTACGGATATGGCCTTTTTACAGGTGGTCTTGGAGTGCATTATGGTGCTGAGAAGGTGGGTGTGACTGTAATTCCGATTTCAGGTGGAAACACCAGACGTCAGATTCAGGTAATGCAGGATTTTGGTACAACAGCTCTGGCTTGTACACCATCGTACGCTCTTTATCTGGCTGAGGAGATGCAGGAGCAGAAGATGAGATGGGAAGATAACTCTCTTCGGGTAGGAATTTTCGGAGCTGAACCCTGGACTGAGAACATGCGCAAAGAAATCGAGCAGAGTCTCTCCATTACTGCAATAGATATTTACGGTTTAAGTGAAATTATAGGGCCGGGAGTAGCCAGCGAGTGCGTTTGTCAAAGTGGCCTGCATATAAACGAGGACCATTTCATACCTGAAATAATCGATCCTGATACTCTGGAACCGCTGGAGGAAGGGGAGAAAGGGGAGCTTGTTTTCACTACTGTTACCAAAGAGGGGCTGCCTCTTCTCAGGTACAGAACTCGTGACCTTACAAGCCTCACTTACGAGCGCTGTGAATGCGGACGGACCCTGGCAAGGATGCGGAAGTGTCTGGGACGTTCCGATGACATGCTTATCATCCGCGGTGTGAACGTTTTTCCTTCACAGATAGAAGCTGTGCTGCTTGAGACTTCCGGTACCAAACCCCATTACCAGATTATTGTCGACCGTAAGCACAACCTTGACACACTGAGCCTGCTGGTAGAGGTCGAGGAGCATTTTCTCTCCGATGAGATTAGAAAGCTCGAATCAATGAAAGAGAAAATCAGGCATGCTGTGGAGAGCAACCTAGGTATCAGTGTAAACGTGAATCTGGTCGAACCCAAGACCATACAACGAAGCGAAGGCAAGGCAAAACGGGTTATTGACAACCGCAATAATCTTCAATCTTAACAGAAGGAACAGGACATGATCATTCAACAGTTGTCAATATTTCTTGAAAACCGTTCCGGACGGCTTACTGAACTTACAGAAACACTGGCTGAGGCAGAAATAAACTTATCGGCTTTGAGTGTCGCTGATACTGCGGAATACGGTATTGTAAGGGCGGTCGTATCTGAGCCGGAGAAAGCCCGTGAGATACTGAAGTCAAAGGGATTCAGCGTGAGTCTCACCGATGTACTGTGTCTTTCAACACCCAATACGCCGGGAGCTCTTGCCCGTGCACTTCGTATTCTCTCCGATGCTTCTGTCAGCATTGAGTACCTGTATGCATTTTCCATGGGAGAGAGATCTCTTGCGGTGATAAAGACTGAGCATACACTGCAAGCGATCAGGGTGCTTGAGGAGCACGAGATGGATCTGGTGAAGGCCAGCGACCTGTATAAGATATAGCTTTTCAGGTTAAAACAGAGTTTTTAAAAGGCACTGCTAGTCGGTGCCTTTTTTAATTTGGATACAGAGCTAAAATGTCTTTCTGTTTTCATTTTCAACCTGCTGCTTTTTTCCTGTACCGGAGTTGTCCTCTTTAGGTGCTGGGAGTTTGCCTGTGAGGTTGAAGTATACGGAGTCCCCTATTATTTTGTGCATGTAAAGATTGTTGGCTATTACCGCTATTCTTTTGTTCAGGAATACAGATTTGGTGTTATGGGGTGAGATTTTGGATGGCATTGCGAGAATGGCCGCAAGTTTTGTCGACTCGCTCCTTGTCAGATTCGCCGAGCTTTTCTTGAAATACTCCATCGAGGCTGCTTCACATCCGAAGATATTTTTTCCCCACTGGGCATAGTTCAGATAGAGTTCAAGTATTCTGTCTTTGCCAAGGTAGCGTTCCATCATTATGGAGTAGGCAACTTCCTTGATTTTTCTCTCAAAGCTTCTCTCTTTACTCAGAAAAAGGTTCTTTGCTACCTGCTGAGTTATGGTGCTGCCGCCCCGTTTGACTTCTCCCTGGCTGCGGTTATAGGCAGCAGCCTGGATCATGGCTTCCAGATCGATTCCTGGGTGGGTGTAAAACCCGTCATCTTCAGAGGCTATCACTGATGTTCTGAGATTTTTGGAGATTGAGTCAAGAGGCACGAATCGGTGAAGGAAGGTATCAGGCTGACCATCCCGGACAAGCTCTTCTCTGTAAAGCCTCATGAAGGCGCTTTCCTGAGGGTTAACTGACCGGAGCGCTTTTACCTCCTTTATCGGTTTCATTACAAAGTTATAGGCTGAAATGATGGCAACTGTTCCGGCGATGGAGAAAAGGACTGAATAAGTGAGGAGAATACAGATTACAGTTGCGAAAATGAATTTCAGTATCCGAAGTGCAATTTTCAGCAGTTTTTTCATGATATTTCTTGGAGCAGTAATTAAATTAGTTTTGTGTCTGAATTAACCTGCATTTCCTGCGTTTGAGTTGGATACAGTTAAGAACTGTGCAAAACATTTTCCCACGGTTAAGTCCAAGTAAATCATTTCTGAATCCTGAACAATCAGGGAAGCTGAATAGAGATGAAAATAGGTCATTTTGCTGATCGGAAGCAATCACAGTGGAGGCATGAAAGATGAGGAACAGATTTTCCGGATGCTTATTGCTCTTTCTTCTGCCATTTTCCCTTTTTTCACAGAATGCTACAGAGATAGTGCGGAAGGCTGACCAGGTTCTCCATGGTGAATCCAGTATATCAGAAATCACTATGACCATAGTAAGACCGCAGTGGTCACGCCAGGTTTCTATGAAGGGCTGGAGTAAGGGGGATGACTATTCACTCATTCTGATCACAGCTCCACCCCGAGACAAGGGAACTGCCTTCCTGAAGAGAGGGAAGGAGGTATGGCAATGGGTTCCATCTATCAATCGAACAATAAAGATTCCTCCATCTATGATGGGGCAGTCCTGGATGGGGTCTGATTTTACCAATGATGATCTTGTCAGGGAGGCTTCGGTAGTGAATGATTACGATCACAAGCTGCTGCCCGATACATCAATCGATGGTACTGCTGTATATAG
This genomic window contains:
- a CDS encoding acetolactate synthase; this translates as MIIQQLSIFLENRSGRLTELTETLAEAEINLSALSVADTAEYGIVRAVVSEPEKAREILKSKGFSVSLTDVLCLSTPNTPGALARALRILSDASVSIEYLYAFSMGERSLAVIKTEHTLQAIRVLEEHEMDLVKASDLYKI
- the iorA gene encoding indolepyruvate ferredoxin oxidoreductase subunit alpha, which produces MKKLMLGNEAVSRGAFEAGVTVATAYPGTPSTEITEYLSSYPEIDSEWSVNEKVALEIGIGASIAGARALVCMKHVGLNVAMDPLMSISYPGVNGGLVIVVADDPGQHSSQNEQDTRYFGIAAKVPVLEPSDSQECKDFVIKAFELSEQFDTPVILRLSTRVSHSQSVVELGERQQIPLKDFQSTEGKYIVAPGYARKRRVVAEKRLEELCDYAETTDLNVVQESDRPVGVITSGIAFQYAREALPEAGFLKLGLSYPLPRKKIEEFASKFKKLYVVEELEPIFETIIKSWGVKVIGKEKLPAIGELDVSTIREALTGRRLSETPLSLGYQLPQRPPVLCPGCHHRGPFYVLKKLKLRVSGDIGCYTLAAFPPFSSMHTSICMGASIGMAFGFEKARGKSFAGESVAVIGDSTFWHSGVTGLIDVVYNKGFTTVIILDNAVTAMTGHQENPSTGRTLHGTETVQLDFEALARSIGIRRVTDVDAYDLDALERVIREEVAAKEPSVIITRKPCILKKGATSIRKEPCEVLIEKCKACRKCIALGCPAIYWKENKAFIDSTLCTGCELCKSVCRFGAITSK
- the mtgA gene encoding monofunctional biosynthetic peptidoglycan transglycosylase, translated to MKKLLKIALRILKFIFATVICILLTYSVLFSIAGTVAIISAYNFVMKPIKEVKALRSVNPQESAFMRLYREELVRDGQPDTFLHRFVPLDSISKNLRTSVIASEDDGFYTHPGIDLEAMIQAAAYNRSQGEVKRGGSTITQQVAKNLFLSKERSFERKIKEVAYSIMMERYLGKDRILELYLNYAQWGKNIFGCEAASMEYFKKSSANLTRSESTKLAAILAMPSKISPHNTKSVFLNKRIAVIANNLYMHKIIGDSVYFNLTGKLPAPKEDNSGTGKKQQVENENRKTF
- a CDS encoding outer membrane lipoprotein-sorting protein, which produces MRNRFSGCLLLFLLPFSLFSQNATEIVRKADQVLHGESSISEITMTIVRPQWSRQVSMKGWSKGDDYSLILITAPPRDKGTAFLKRGKEVWQWVPSINRTIKIPPSMMGQSWMGSDFTNDDLVREASVVNDYDHKLLPDTSIDGTAVYRIEMIPKPDAPVVWGRVEAWIGKEDYIERKVFFYDETGLLINTMTLSGIKEMGGRKIPTKLEMVPADKKGHSTTLEYKDIKFDVPIENSFFSLQNLKQVR
- a CDS encoding phenylacetate--CoA ligase, coding for MYWNEEIECIGRSDLRKLQSEKLRKMVERIYYNVPFYRKKFDEAGIKPQDVKGVEDLHRLPFTTKQDLRDNYPYSLFAVPMKEIVRVHASSGTTGKSTVVGYTKEDLEIWSEVIARTLTSAGITSKDVIQVAYGYGLFTGGLGVHYGAEKVGVTVIPISGGNTRRQIQVMQDFGTTALACTPSYALYLAEEMQEQKMRWEDNSLRVGIFGAEPWTENMRKEIEQSLSITAIDIYGLSEIIGPGVASECVCQSGLHINEDHFIPEIIDPDTLEPLEEGEKGELVFTTVTKEGLPLLRYRTRDLTSLTYERCECGRTLARMRKCLGRSDDMLIIRGVNVFPSQIEAVLLETSGTKPHYQIIVDRKHNLDTLSLLVEVEEHFLSDEIRKLESMKEKIRHAVESNLGISVNVNLVEPKTIQRSEGKAKRVIDNRNNLQS
- a CDS encoding indolepyruvate oxidoreductase subunit beta; this translates as MNIIIAAVGGQGALLASRVIGQVALGQGYEVKLSEVHGMSQRGGSVISFVRYGSNISSPVVEKGSADFILGLELLEAARYIDYLKVNGTIICNTQRIAPMTVITGAQKYPESIIDDLKKLPLILYTLDALTLARDAGNVKTVNSVILGSLASLSSIDFKEWQEGLKNSVPQRFHDANLKALKSGFDALQGNRQTTSERG